The following proteins come from a genomic window of Brevibacillus antibioticus:
- the fmdA gene encoding formamidase, with product MPEVLFRVDLNKPMEEQDTPGHNRWHPDIPATVSVNPGAVFRMECKDWTDGQIANNDDPSDIRDVNLNRVHVLSGPVWVNGAEPGDLLVVDILDIGALPQSEWGFNGIFAKENGGSFLVDHYSQAAKSIWDFHGIYTSSRHLPGVKFAGILHPGLIGTAPSHQLLDRWNRRESDLVATNPERMPPLANLPTPHSAVLGSLKGAEFDRIAREAARTVPPREHGGNCDIKNLSKGTRIYFPVYVNGAKLSMGDLHFSQGDGEVTFCGGIEMAGWLDLHVDVIKGGMAKYNIVNNPVFKPGPVEPRYTEYLVFEGISVHETTGQQLYMDAHVAYRNACLNAIEYLKTAMGFTGEQAYMLLGTAPVEGRIAGIVDIPNACCTLSIPTSIFDRDILPK from the coding sequence ATGCCAGAAGTTTTATTTCGAGTAGACTTGAACAAACCGATGGAGGAGCAGGATACACCTGGTCACAACAGATGGCATCCAGACATTCCAGCAACCGTTTCCGTGAATCCAGGAGCTGTTTTCCGCATGGAATGTAAGGACTGGACGGACGGGCAGATCGCTAACAACGATGACCCTTCCGACATTCGCGATGTCAATCTCAATCGCGTTCATGTACTCAGTGGACCTGTCTGGGTGAATGGAGCAGAGCCAGGCGACCTCTTGGTTGTCGATATTCTCGATATCGGGGCACTCCCCCAATCGGAATGGGGCTTTAACGGGATTTTCGCCAAAGAAAACGGCGGTAGCTTCCTCGTCGATCATTATTCACAAGCGGCTAAGTCGATCTGGGACTTCCACGGCATTTACACGAGCTCTCGCCATTTGCCAGGAGTCAAATTTGCAGGCATTCTTCATCCAGGCTTGATTGGTACCGCTCCTTCCCACCAGCTATTGGATCGCTGGAACCGAAGAGAGAGCGACCTCGTGGCGACAAATCCTGAGCGAATGCCGCCACTTGCGAATTTGCCGACCCCGCACAGTGCCGTGTTGGGTAGTCTTAAAGGAGCAGAGTTTGATCGGATTGCCAGAGAAGCGGCGCGGACTGTCCCCCCTCGTGAGCATGGCGGAAACTGCGATATAAAAAACTTGTCCAAAGGCACTCGCATTTACTTCCCGGTTTATGTAAATGGAGCGAAGCTGTCCATGGGCGATTTGCATTTTTCACAAGGAGATGGAGAAGTGACCTTCTGCGGTGGAATTGAAATGGCTGGTTGGCTGGATCTTCATGTGGACGTCATCAAGGGCGGGATGGCGAAGTATAACATCGTGAACAACCCTGTATTCAAGCCGGGTCCAGTAGAGCCTCGCTATACGGAATACCTCGTTTTTGAAGGAATTTCCGTCCACGAGACGACAGGGCAGCAGCTATACATGGATGCGCATGTGGCTTACCGCAATGCATGCCTGAATGCCATCGAGTATTTGAAAACAGCGATGGGTTTCACGGGGGAGCAGGCGTACATGCTACTGGGAACGGCACCGGTGGAGGGAAGAATTGCGGGGATCGTCGATATTCCGAACGCGTGCTGCACCTTGTCTATCCCGACAAGCATTTTTGATCGAGATATTTTGCCGAAGTAG
- a CDS encoding FmdB family zinc ribbon protein: MPRYDYMCEDCGPFVQWLKMSELTESVACPDCQLPSRRLYAAPGLIMTPQALRQRIERGVEPKIVRKQSHYHEGAGCSHSHGSQTHWGHTHSRGGKRPWMAGH, from the coding sequence ATGCCGAGATACGATTACATGTGCGAGGATTGTGGTCCATTTGTACAGTGGCTGAAGATGAGCGAGCTGACAGAAAGCGTTGCTTGCCCCGATTGCCAATTACCGTCAAGACGTTTATATGCAGCACCAGGATTGATCATGACACCGCAAGCGCTGCGCCAACGGATCGAGCGTGGTGTGGAACCGAAAATCGTACGGAAACAATCGCATTACCATGAAGGAGCAGGGTGCAGCCATAGCCACGGTAGTCAGACGCACTGGGGACATACCCACAGTCGTGGGGGCAAACGCCCTTGGATGGCCGGGCACTAA
- a CDS encoding metallophosphoesterase family protein, translated as MRVAALYDIHGNVPALHATLAELEVVKPDLIVIGGDIISGPMPVQTLEILFQLDTPVQFIRGNGEREVLLTFDGEMQRLEMSDSVREITSWVAEQLNRSHRDFLAQLPLTYTLKREDFEDVLFCHAIPTNDEDIFTPLTPDVIVAAYFEGTLQRTVICGHTHVQFERHLSDLRILNAGSVGMPYADKPGAYWLLLDGDSYEHRFTPYDVEAAAKQIASTNFPQAQQFAEENVRKIPTVQEAIEFIEALAQKNRPSTY; from the coding sequence ATGAGAGTGGCAGCTTTGTATGACATTCACGGGAATGTACCTGCACTACATGCAACGTTGGCAGAACTTGAAGTTGTGAAGCCTGATCTTATTGTCATCGGAGGGGATATCATCTCAGGGCCGATGCCCGTCCAAACACTTGAAATACTCTTCCAATTGGATACACCCGTGCAATTCATCCGTGGTAATGGCGAACGTGAAGTACTCCTCACATTTGACGGAGAGATGCAACGTCTAGAAATGTCTGATTCTGTTCGAGAAATCACGTCATGGGTTGCGGAGCAATTGAACCGCTCTCATCGTGACTTTCTGGCGCAACTCCCTCTTACCTACACGTTAAAACGAGAAGATTTCGAGGACGTGCTATTCTGCCACGCCATTCCCACCAATGATGAAGATATTTTCACCCCACTCACTCCTGATGTAATTGTGGCCGCTTACTTTGAGGGGACGCTGCAACGAACAGTCATCTGTGGTCATACACATGTCCAATTTGAACGTCACCTTAGCGATCTGCGTATTCTCAATGCCGGAAGTGTGGGCATGCCGTATGCCGACAAACCAGGGGCATACTGGTTATTGCTTGATGGTGACAGCTATGAGCATCGCTTTACACCCTATGACGTAGAAGCTGCTGCAAAACAAATCGCTTCTACGAACTTTCCGCAAGCTCAGCAGTTTGCCGAAGAGAATGTCCGAAAAATACCTACGGTTCAAGAAGCGATCGAATTTATAGAGGCCCTGGCACAAAAAAACCGACCCTCTACTTATTAA
- a CDS encoding manganese-dependent inorganic pyrophosphatase, with translation MEKKLIFGHKNPDTDSICSALVYADLKTKLGANVEPVRLGVISSETAFVLNYFQVKEPRLVETVANEVNEVILVDHNERQQSANDIEQVQVVEVIDHHRIANFETSNPLYFRAEPVGCTTTILKKMYKENGVDIPKEMAGLMLSAIISDTLLLKSPTCTEQDVAAAHELAEIAGVDLQAYGLEMLKAGADLSDKTIAQLLTLDAKEFQMGNAKVEIAQVNAVDVNDVLARQSELEAAMNANIAEKGLDLFVFVVTDILNNDSVAIALGSATKAVEKAYQVTLVDNKAILKGVVSRKKQIVPILTDTFQAL, from the coding sequence ATGGAAAAAAAATTAATCTTCGGTCATAAAAATCCAGACACAGATTCTATTTGTTCAGCACTTGTGTACGCTGACTTGAAAACAAAATTGGGCGCGAATGTAGAGCCTGTACGCCTGGGTGTAATCAGCAGCGAAACGGCATTTGTGTTGAATTACTTCCAAGTAAAAGAGCCGCGCCTCGTAGAAACAGTGGCGAATGAAGTGAATGAAGTTATCCTTGTAGACCACAACGAGCGCCAACAAAGCGCGAATGACATTGAGCAAGTGCAAGTGGTAGAAGTGATCGATCATCACCGTATTGCAAACTTTGAGACGAGCAATCCTCTCTACTTCCGTGCCGAGCCGGTTGGATGCACGACTACCATTTTGAAGAAAATGTACAAAGAAAACGGCGTAGACATTCCAAAAGAGATGGCGGGCTTGATGCTTTCTGCTATCATTTCGGATACGTTGCTGTTGAAATCCCCGACATGCACCGAGCAAGATGTAGCGGCTGCTCATGAGCTGGCTGAAATCGCAGGTGTTGATTTACAAGCATACGGTCTGGAAATGCTCAAAGCGGGGGCAGACCTGAGCGACAAAACAATCGCACAACTGCTCACATTGGATGCAAAAGAGTTCCAAATGGGCAATGCGAAAGTAGAAATCGCACAAGTAAATGCAGTGGATGTAAATGATGTACTCGCACGCCAAAGCGAACTAGAAGCAGCTATGAATGCAAATATCGCTGAAAAAGGTTTGGACCTGTTCGTGTTTGTCGTAACCGATATCTTGAACAACGACTCTGTTGCGATCGCACTCGGCAGCGCAACAAAGGCAGTAGAAAAAGCGTACCAAGTAACATTGGTGGACAACAAAGCTATTCTGAAGGGCGTTGTCTCCCGCAAAAAGCAAATCGTACCGATTTTGACTGATACATTCCAAGCGCTGTAA
- a CDS encoding MerR family transcriptional regulator yields MEYTVQKLGLLAGVSTRTLRYYDEIELLKPARINSSGYRIYGQLEVDRLQQILFYRELGVSLEEIKEILDSPTFDAERALREHREKLLERRAQLDALIANVNLTLAQREGTKAMSDKQKFEGFKQKLIDDNETQYGEEIRVKYGSDQVDKSHQKIKGMTEQEYTALEQLNEELHETLAQAFTTGNPAHELAQKAADLHRQWLSFYWDSYSKEAHAGVAQMYVDDPRFTAYYDKEQPGVAEFLRDAVAIYTSK; encoded by the coding sequence ATGGAATATACGGTGCAAAAGCTAGGACTCCTGGCGGGTGTCAGCACCCGGACGCTCCGATACTACGATGAAATTGAGCTTCTCAAGCCGGCGAGAATCAATTCATCAGGGTATCGCATTTACGGACAGCTTGAGGTGGATCGATTGCAGCAAATCCTTTTTTACCGCGAGCTGGGTGTGAGCTTGGAGGAGATCAAGGAGATCCTGGATTCACCAACCTTTGATGCTGAACGGGCACTGCGGGAGCACCGCGAGAAGCTCCTGGAAAGGCGAGCGCAATTGGATGCGTTAATCGCCAATGTCAATTTGACATTAGCACAAAGAGAGGGGACCAAAGCGATGAGTGACAAACAAAAATTCGAAGGCTTCAAGCAGAAGTTGATTGACGACAACGAGACGCAGTACGGAGAAGAAATTCGTGTAAAATATGGAAGCGACCAGGTTGACAAATCCCATCAGAAAATCAAAGGAATGACCGAGCAGGAATACACTGCACTAGAGCAGTTGAATGAAGAACTCCATGAGACATTGGCACAGGCTTTTACGACGGGAAATCCTGCTCATGAGCTTGCCCAAAAAGCAGCGGATCTTCACCGTCAATGGCTCAGCTTTTATTGGGACAGCTACAGTAAAGAAGCGCACGCAGGTGTAGCCCAGATGTACGTTGATGACCCGCGCTTTACCGCTTACTATGACAAGGAACAGCCAGGTGTAGCCGAGTTTCTCCGCGATGCAGTGGCCATTTATACCAGCAAGTAA
- a CDS encoding pyridoxamine 5'-phosphate oxidase family protein: MGKLFSELRPEHEAFIKKQQMFFVASAPMDTDGHVNLSPKGYDSFRIISPTEVAYLDLTGSGNETSAHLQENGRITLMFCAFEGPPLIMRLYGKGTVILPDTPRWDELVKDFPLLPGARQIITVNILEVKTSCGWAIPFYSFSKERDTLQKWTLAKDEQELLAYQQENNVRSMDGLPTPLGQKLFSQ, translated from the coding sequence ATGGGGAAGCTTTTTTCTGAATTACGACCTGAGCATGAGGCGTTTATTAAGAAGCAACAGATGTTTTTTGTTGCCTCTGCTCCTATGGACACAGATGGTCACGTAAATCTTTCACCAAAAGGGTACGATTCTTTTCGCATAATATCGCCCACAGAGGTCGCCTATTTGGATCTGACTGGAAGCGGAAATGAAACCAGTGCTCATCTTCAGGAAAATGGCAGGATTACTCTCATGTTTTGTGCATTTGAAGGCCCCCCTCTCATCATGCGCCTCTACGGCAAAGGAACGGTTATTCTCCCAGATACGCCTCGTTGGGATGAGCTCGTAAAAGACTTCCCGCTTCTGCCTGGCGCTCGTCAAATCATTACCGTAAACATCCTTGAAGTAAAGACTTCTTGCGGTTGGGCCATTCCCTTCTATTCCTTTTCAAAAGAACGCGACACCCTTCAAAAATGGACCTTGGCTAAAGACGAGCAGGAACTGCTTGCTTATCAACAAGAAAACAACGTACGTAGCATGGATGGATTGCCAACACCATTGGGACAAAAGCTTTTCTCGCAGTAG
- a CDS encoding MBL fold metallo-hydrolase, producing MQATEPIYLGERIHLIDGFDMGWAERTGTYVITEEKLTLVETGPSPSVPYIKAGLAKLGYTLEQVTYIIVTHIHLDHAGGAGLFLKDCPNAKIVVHPKGARHLVDPSRLIAGARAVYHDEFDRLFDPIVAVPEERILIRGDGDTLEIGENCVLEFLDSPGHANHHFSIYDPISRGMFTGDTAGVLYPQLKKDGIHLVLPSTSPNQFNPDAMLASLSRFEARELSRIYFGHFGMSEQVDDVYRQIREWLPMFVAEGETALAAGHTYDELSRKLFERVSDHIQSQGISGDHGIFDVLKLDLQVCSMGILDYLHKRGE from the coding sequence ATGCAAGCAACAGAGCCAATTTATTTAGGGGAACGCATCCATTTAATAGACGGTTTCGATATGGGCTGGGCGGAACGTACGGGGACGTATGTGATCACGGAAGAGAAGCTCACTTTGGTAGAAACTGGGCCAAGCCCCTCCGTCCCATACATCAAGGCCGGTCTCGCCAAGCTCGGTTATACACTGGAACAAGTAACATATATCATTGTGACGCACATTCACTTGGATCATGCGGGAGGAGCCGGACTGTTTCTGAAGGATTGTCCGAATGCAAAGATCGTTGTCCACCCGAAAGGTGCACGTCATCTCGTAGATCCGAGCCGACTGATCGCAGGGGCGAGAGCGGTGTATCATGATGAATTTGATCGATTGTTCGATCCGATTGTGGCAGTTCCCGAGGAGCGGATTTTGATTCGCGGAGACGGGGATACACTAGAGATCGGAGAGAATTGTGTGTTGGAGTTTCTGGATTCACCGGGGCATGCCAATCATCACTTCAGCATCTATGATCCCATAAGCCGCGGCATGTTTACAGGTGATACGGCAGGTGTGCTCTATCCACAGCTTAAAAAGGATGGCATACACCTCGTACTACCATCTACTTCGCCGAATCAGTTTAACCCGGATGCCATGTTAGCGTCTCTAAGCCGTTTTGAAGCGCGCGAGCTGAGCCGCATTTACTTTGGTCATTTTGGGATGTCAGAGCAGGTAGATGACGTGTACCGCCAAATACGCGAGTGGCTCCCCATGTTTGTAGCGGAAGGAGAGACAGCGCTTGCGGCTGGACATACATACGACGAGCTGTCACGTAAGTTATTTGAACGAGTCTCCGATCATATACAGTCACAAGGCATCAGCGGTGACCATGGAATTTTCGACGTACTCAAGCTCGATTTACAAGTATGCTCCATGGGCATTCTAGATTATTTGCACAAACGAGGGGAATAG
- a CDS encoding ABC transporter substrate-binding protein: MKRSLRFMIPLLVAASLAGCAGNDNGQPAPGGQTSAPQTAPQENAAEQPAKQTTYPLTVKDATGKEVTFAKAPERIVSTSPAETEILFALGLESRIVAVSDYDDYPDAAKAKPKIGGVVKPNEEAILAQTPDMVVGGISMEKPVADKLKSLGMPVYITHPTKMDDILNNVLAMGVITNTQEQAEKVVAQMKKDIAYVQEAVKNVKPEQKKKVYLEFSPGWTVGKGEFMDELITLAGATNIASDTEGWNPISEEKILQNDPDVILYASGITDEKTGVKLEDMIANRNGWDKMKAIREKQIFGMDQNILSRPGPRITQGLIEVAKAIYPDLVK; encoded by the coding sequence ATGAAACGTTCATTGCGATTCATGATCCCACTACTAGTTGCGGCGAGCCTCGCAGGTTGTGCGGGTAACGATAACGGCCAGCCAGCACCAGGGGGACAAACAAGTGCACCGCAGACAGCACCGCAAGAGAATGCGGCCGAGCAGCCTGCCAAACAAACAACGTATCCGTTGACAGTCAAGGATGCGACAGGAAAAGAAGTAACCTTTGCAAAAGCTCCTGAGCGAATCGTCTCAACATCACCTGCCGAGACAGAGATTTTGTTCGCGCTTGGCTTGGAAAGTCGGATCGTAGCTGTCTCAGACTATGACGATTATCCAGATGCGGCGAAGGCAAAGCCGAAAATTGGCGGAGTCGTCAAACCAAATGAAGAAGCGATTCTCGCTCAAACGCCGGATATGGTCGTTGGTGGGATTTCAATGGAAAAGCCAGTGGCTGACAAGCTGAAATCTCTCGGAATGCCCGTCTATATTACCCATCCGACAAAGATGGATGACATTCTAAACAATGTGTTGGCGATGGGAGTTATCACGAACACACAGGAACAAGCCGAAAAAGTCGTCGCGCAAATGAAGAAAGACATCGCGTACGTTCAAGAAGCGGTGAAAAATGTAAAACCGGAACAGAAGAAAAAGGTATATCTGGAATTCTCCCCAGGCTGGACAGTCGGAAAAGGAGAATTCATGGACGAACTCATCACGCTGGCTGGGGCGACAAACATTGCCTCAGACACCGAGGGATGGAATCCGATCAGTGAAGAAAAGATTTTGCAAAACGACCCTGATGTCATTTTGTACGCGAGCGGAATTACCGATGAAAAGACTGGTGTCAAGCTAGAGGATATGATCGCCAATCGCAATGGCTGGGATAAAATGAAGGCGATTCGTGAAAAACAAATCTTTGGTATGGACCAAAATATTTTGTCCCGTCCCGGTCCGCGTATTACACAAGGCTTGATCGAAGTAGCCAAGGCGATTTACCCTGACTTGGTGAAATAA
- a CDS encoding FecCD family ABC transporter permease: protein MKKRLFIGGGVSCLVLLASIVISISMGAAHLPISQVWLILLHQIPGLSEWITVTWPESSEQIVMKVRFPRVVLAVLIGACLSLAGAGFQGVLRNPLADPFTMGVASGSAVGAAFLILFGLQISFLGAWSTPVVAFLTGLLSLWIVLGLANTQGKLQTETLILSGVVVQAFLGSLVSFMVSLSDQTVNEIVFWLMGSLSFRGWAFTYVLIPYLVIGGMVLVSYARSLNLFALGERQAAHLGVHVDRTKLVVLVISTLLTAAAVSIAGIIGFVGLVVPHLVRLLVGPDYRILLPMAAICGGIYVLWADTLARMLLSPTEIPLGVVTAFLGAPFFAYLLKQNKRFRKR, encoded by the coding sequence ATGAAGAAGCGACTGTTCATAGGGGGAGGAGTTAGCTGTCTCGTCCTTCTGGCATCAATAGTCATCAGTATCTCGATGGGGGCGGCACACCTCCCCATTTCGCAGGTATGGCTCATCCTGCTCCATCAAATCCCGGGCTTGTCTGAGTGGATCACCGTAACGTGGCCGGAGTCATCTGAGCAAATTGTCATGAAGGTTCGTTTTCCACGCGTTGTATTGGCTGTCTTGATTGGGGCCTGCTTGTCACTTGCGGGAGCGGGCTTTCAGGGAGTTTTGCGCAATCCGCTCGCCGATCCGTTTACGATGGGCGTGGCATCCGGTTCTGCTGTCGGAGCAGCCTTCTTAATCCTTTTTGGCTTGCAAATCAGCTTTTTGGGTGCATGGAGCACGCCTGTCGTCGCTTTTCTTACAGGATTGCTCAGTTTATGGATCGTACTTGGACTCGCGAACACGCAAGGAAAGCTGCAAACGGAGACCCTGATTTTGTCTGGAGTCGTGGTGCAGGCTTTTCTCGGCTCGCTCGTTTCCTTTATGGTGTCGCTATCTGATCAGACGGTGAATGAGATCGTATTCTGGCTGATGGGCAGCCTGTCATTTCGCGGCTGGGCCTTTACGTACGTCTTGATACCGTACTTGGTCATAGGTGGAATGGTGCTGGTGAGCTATGCGCGTTCCTTGAACCTCTTTGCGTTGGGGGAGCGGCAGGCTGCGCATCTCGGCGTCCATGTGGATCGAACGAAGCTGGTGGTTTTGGTCATCTCGACTCTCCTGACTGCAGCGGCGGTTTCTATCGCAGGTATTATCGGGTTCGTTGGCTTGGTGGTACCGCATCTCGTCCGATTGCTAGTTGGTCCTGACTATCGTATTTTACTGCCGATGGCTGCGATCTGCGGTGGTATTTATGTGCTGTGGGCCGACACTCTTGCCAGAATGCTGCTAAGTCCAACGGAAATCCCGCTCGGTGTCGTGACAGCATTTCTGGGAGCACCGTTTTTCGCCTATTTATTGAAGCAAAATAAACGCTTTAGGAAGAGGTAA
- a CDS encoding ABC transporter ATP-binding protein yields the protein MINVRNLQKSYHDTPVLHGIDFCVDKGEFFGIIGPNGSGKSTLLKMISGVIKADAGDILLQEKKLHSYPRKELAKILAVLEQEGLPPVGFRVREVLEMGRFPYQNWLGEEKQDVASFIDEIVQMLGLEHLEERTLDQLSGGEKQRVALGKALIQRPQVLLLDEPTTYLDIGYQIQLMDIVRKWQKATQVTVIAVLHDLNLASIYCDRILMLHKGKQISVGTPKDILQSDSIEAVYGTRPIVMEHPVHHLPQIILQSQV from the coding sequence ATGATCAATGTGCGCAACTTGCAAAAATCGTATCACGATACGCCAGTTTTGCACGGAATCGATTTTTGCGTGGACAAGGGAGAATTTTTTGGCATTATCGGACCGAATGGAAGCGGTAAATCCACCTTGCTGAAGATGATTTCAGGAGTCATCAAGGCTGATGCCGGAGACATTTTGCTTCAGGAGAAAAAGCTTCATTCCTATCCACGCAAAGAGCTTGCCAAAATACTGGCTGTTTTGGAGCAAGAGGGTCTTCCGCCAGTCGGATTCCGTGTTCGAGAGGTGTTGGAGATGGGGCGCTTTCCGTACCAAAATTGGCTTGGGGAAGAGAAGCAGGATGTCGCATCCTTCATTGATGAAATCGTACAGATGCTCGGTCTTGAACATTTGGAAGAGCGCACACTGGATCAGTTGAGTGGTGGGGAAAAGCAGCGCGTAGCTTTGGGGAAAGCATTGATCCAAAGACCTCAGGTGCTCTTGCTCGATGAACCCACGACTTACCTCGATATCGGGTATCAGATTCAACTGATGGACATCGTGCGAAAATGGCAAAAGGCGACGCAGGTGACGGTTATTGCTGTGCTGCACGATCTGAATCTGGCCTCTATATACTGCGATCGTATCTTGATGCTGCATAAAGGAAAGCAGATAAGCGTCGGTACACCAAAAGACATCTTGCAAAGTGACAGCATAGAGGCTGTATACGGAACCAGACCGATTGTCATGGAGCATCCTGTTCATCATTTGCCGCAAATTATTTTGCAATCGCAAGTGTAA
- the cobU gene encoding bifunctional adenosylcobinamide kinase/adenosylcobinamide-phosphate guanylyltransferase, whose protein sequence is MIVLITGGARSGKSTFAEKYAAHLGSSGVYIATAQITDEEMEERILHHRDRRLQSGFPWETIEEPYGLTEWLAKLGAQKDIQEQQTVILVDCLILWLSNWLLHDGEEQPFEQVLQHVDRLVTKLKNYPGTVLLVTNEVGDGLVPQHPLGRMFRDLAGLMNQRVAAAADQVFLVTAGIPVELKGQAFRF, encoded by the coding sequence ATGATCGTACTGATTACAGGTGGAGCACGCAGCGGAAAAAGCACGTTTGCCGAAAAATACGCAGCTCATTTGGGCTCCTCGGGTGTTTACATCGCGACGGCACAAATCACTGATGAAGAAATGGAAGAGCGGATCTTGCACCATCGAGACCGCCGTTTGCAGTCTGGCTTCCCTTGGGAAACGATTGAGGAGCCGTACGGATTGACGGAATGGCTTGCGAAGCTCGGCGCACAGAAGGATATACAGGAACAACAGACAGTGATTTTGGTTGATTGCTTGATCCTTTGGCTGTCAAATTGGCTGTTGCATGATGGAGAGGAGCAGCCGTTTGAGCAAGTGCTCCAGCATGTGGATAGGCTGGTAACCAAGCTAAAGAACTACCCAGGTACCGTTTTACTGGTGACAAACGAAGTAGGCGATGGACTCGTCCCGCAACATCCGTTGGGCCGTATGTTCCGAGACTTGGCGGGGTTGATGAATCAACGCGTGGCTGCCGCTGCCGATCAAGTTTTTCTTGTCACAGCAGGGATTCCGGTGGAGCTTAAAGGACAAGCCTTCCGATTTTAG
- a CDS encoding YitT family protein: MMRRALQLSKRYSMILFGACLLAFAYYHINFQNHLSEGGFVGLGLLAKYAFDLSPAMVMLLLDIPLFLVAWLVRGRQFIWDTIFASLVFTVFYELFERFSPIVMDMSRMMPLASVLAGVLTGLGTGLVLRYGAATGGDDIFSLLISKYTGLSIGTVFLLLDVIVLCMSFWFVPMKEMMYTILAVVISSQVITWTVNHGAGMEVMEEEHGHGSVSMTHR; the protein is encoded by the coding sequence ATGATGAGGAGAGCGCTGCAGTTATCTAAGCGTTACAGTATGATTTTGTTTGGAGCTTGTTTACTTGCTTTTGCGTATTATCACATTAACTTTCAGAACCATTTGTCTGAAGGTGGGTTTGTTGGCTTGGGGTTATTGGCGAAATATGCCTTTGACTTGTCGCCAGCGATGGTGATGCTTTTGCTGGATATCCCACTGTTTTTGGTTGCCTGGTTAGTAAGAGGCCGCCAGTTCATTTGGGACACGATCTTTGCATCACTTGTTTTTACTGTATTTTACGAGTTGTTTGAACGATTTTCACCGATTGTCATGGATATGAGCAGAATGATGCCGCTGGCGTCTGTCTTGGCCGGTGTATTGACCGGACTGGGTACCGGATTGGTTCTGCGCTATGGAGCTGCGACAGGTGGAGACGATATTTTCTCCCTGTTGATCAGTAAGTACACGGGATTGTCCATTGGTACGGTCTTTCTTTTACTGGACGTCATTGTGCTTTGCATGTCGTTCTGGTTCGTACCGATGAAAGAGATGATGTATACCATTTTGGCCGTTGTCATTTCCAGCCAAGTCATCACCTGGACCGTCAATCATGGTGCAGGAATGGAGGTCATGGAAGAGGAGCACGGGCATGGAAGCGTCTCGATGACCCACCGGTAA